In one Candidatus Nomurabacteria bacterium genomic region, the following are encoded:
- a CDS encoding glycosyltransferase — translation MKKLVIQVVLFHGSQYLHALLRSLERQTFTDFEVLFYENSVDETELARVRVHLANFTCHYRLDIGEKNLGFSAHNILYQKTVSPYVFVLNQDAYLADDCLEKMVQALDNDKNIASATPLVMRWDEKPTDDIDSAGLEYLCLGMVSDLKRITSNPVWGVSGAVALYRRSSIEHVRDDRNLFDPRFFMYKEDVELAFRLHHAGFTSICVSETKAFHIRSIREERGFWARIKAERKRPKHLRITAYKKINGESIACIGTTFRSKIKS, via the coding sequence ATGAAAAAACTCGTCATTCAAGTAGTGCTTTTTCATGGGAGTCAATATCTCCATGCGCTTTTGCGTTCGCTCGAGCGTCAAACATTCACAGACTTCGAAGTGCTCTTTTACGAAAACTCCGTTGATGAAACCGAGCTCGCACGAGTCCGTGTACATCTCGCAAATTTTACTTGTCATTATCGTCTAGATATTGGCGAAAAAAATCTTGGTTTTAGCGCACATAATATTCTTTACCAAAAAACAGTGTCACCTTATGTCTTTGTACTAAATCAAGACGCGTATCTTGCTGATGATTGTTTAGAAAAGATGGTGCAAGCACTCGACAATGATAAAAATATTGCATCAGCAACACCGCTTGTCATGCGCTGGGACGAAAAGCCAACCGATGATATTGATTCTGCCGGTTTAGAATATCTTTGTTTAGGAATGGTAAGCGATCTTAAGCGTATTACCTCAAATCCTGTATGGGGAGTTTCAGGAGCGGTAGCACTATATCGACGTTCATCCATCGAGCACGTACGTGATGATCGCAATCTTTTTGATCCGCGATTCTTTATGTACAAAGAAGATGTGGAGCTCGCTTTTCGTTTGCATCATGCAGGTTTTACGTCTATTTGCGTGAGCGAGACAAAAGCCTTTCATATCCGCTCCATTCGAGAAGAGCGTGGTTTTTGGGCACGTATTAAAGCTGAAAGAAAGCGTCCAAAACATTTGCGTATAACTGCCTATAAAAAAATCAATGGAGAATCTATCGCATGCATTGGAACGACATTTCGTTCAAAGATAAAATCATGA
- a CDS encoding glycosyltransferase family 2 protein: protein MDSQDNKIQWISVQQNDGIDLTVITVTWNSVAQLQSLGDSLQKSEGALKAEWYIVDNASTDDSVALVRQLFPWAHIITNSENAGFAKANNQAWENAQGRHLLLLNPDTTVETDALEKVVKILDGDHTIGVLGGMLVMRNGQPVPQLRRFPTLLSQLCVLLKIAAIFPFTISRYMGKDLDLAKTQDCDSIRGAFFAISETAKKTLGMLDERYFLWFEEVDYCRSAKEHGLRVVYDPSIKAYDFLTSPSFAQRDSLWKNKVFSASMIAYFDKWHPAWQVSFIKNAARLSFVITKMFSATKR, encoded by the coding sequence ATGGATAGCCAGGATAATAAAATACAATGGATCTCAGTCCAACAAAACGATGGCATAGACCTTACGGTTATTACGGTTACCTGGAATTCGGTAGCGCAATTACAATCACTTGGAGATTCATTGCAAAAAAGCGAAGGCGCTCTAAAAGCCGAATGGTATATCGTCGACAATGCTTCTACAGATGATTCGGTAGCGTTGGTACGGCAGTTATTTCCTTGGGCGCATATCATTACCAATAGCGAGAATGCCGGTTTTGCAAAAGCCAATAATCAAGCATGGGAAAATGCTCAAGGCCGACATCTACTTTTGTTAAATCCAGATACGACCGTTGAAACGGATGCATTAGAAAAAGTCGTGAAGATTCTTGATGGTGATCATACGATTGGTGTATTGGGAGGTATGTTGGTAATGCGAAATGGTCAGCCCGTACCACAGCTTCGACGCTTTCCAACGCTATTGAGTCAGTTGTGTGTCTTGCTTAAAATCGCGGCGATTTTTCCGTTTACGATTTCGCGTTATATGGGCAAAGATCTTGATCTTGCTAAAACTCAAGATTGCGACTCTATTCGTGGTGCCTTTTTTGCGATAAGCGAAACAGCAAAAAAGACATTGGGCATGTTAGATGAGCGATATTTTTTATGGTTTGAAGAAGTAGATTATTGCCGATCTGCTAAAGAGCATGGATTACGGGTTGTTTATGATCCATCAATCAAAGCGTATGATTTTCTCACGAGTCCGAGCTTTGCTCAACGCGATAGTCTCTGGAAGAACAAAGTGTTTTCAGCGTCGATGATTGCGTATTTTGATAAATGGCATCCAGCTTGGCAAGTGTCTTTTATCAAAAATGCGGCGCGTTTATCATTTGTAATAACAAAGATGTTTAGTGCTACAAAAAGATAG
- the rfbB gene encoding dTDP-glucose 4,6-dehydratase: MSHLLVTGGAGFIGANFVRYWSQNHPEDKIRVLDALTYAGNLQNLDGIDCEFIHGDICDPEIVHKAFEDIDIVVHFAAETHVDRSITGSLPFVQTNLIGTLTLLEETKKRGDQIKRFHHISTDEVFGALELDTKTLFSETTPYDPRSPYSASKAGADHLVRSYYHTHHLPITISNCSNNYGPYHFPEKLIPLMIIQAIHDEPLPVYGDGLNVRDWIHVEDHCRGIEAILEKGVIGETYCLGGNAERPNIEVVKLVLQYLNKPESLIAYVEDRKGHDRRYAIDSSKAKRELDWEPNKTFEEGLKETVQWYLNHKDWWEPLLTKAS; encoded by the coding sequence ATGTCTCACCTACTTGTCACGGGCGGCGCTGGCTTTATTGGCGCAAATTTTGTGCGTTATTGGAGTCAAAACCATCCTGAGGATAAAATACGTGTTTTGGATGCGCTTACCTATGCAGGCAACCTTCAAAATCTCGACGGTATCGATTGCGAGTTTATTCATGGTGATATTTGTGATCCAGAAATCGTGCATAAGGCATTTGAAGATATCGATATCGTTGTGCATTTTGCCGCAGAGACTCATGTTGATCGCTCGATTACCGGGAGCTTGCCATTTGTACAAACAAACCTCATTGGCACACTTACCCTGCTAGAAGAAACGAAAAAACGCGGTGATCAAATCAAACGCTTTCATCATATTTCAACCGATGAAGTTTTTGGTGCGCTCGAACTTGATACAAAAACACTTTTTTCTGAAACAACGCCTTATGACCCACGTAGTCCGTATAGCGCGTCAAAAGCTGGTGCAGATCACTTAGTGCGCTCGTATTACCATACACATCACCTACCGATTACGATCAGTAATTGCTCAAATAACTACGGACCTTATCACTTTCCTGAAAAACTCATTCCGTTGATGATTATCCAAGCGATTCATGATGAGCCACTACCTGTGTATGGAGATGGATTAAATGTTCGTGATTGGATTCACGTCGAAGATCATTGTCGTGGCATTGAGGCTATTTTAGAAAAAGGTGTCATTGGAGAAACCTACTGTCTCGGCGGTAATGCTGAGCGTCCTAATATCGAGGTCGTTAAGCTCGTATTACAATATCTCAATAAACCCGAATCACTCATCGCCTATGTTGAGGACCGTAAGGGTCATGACCGTCGCTATGCTATTGACTCAAGCAAAGCAAAACGCGAACTAGACTGGGAACCAAATAAGACATTTGAAGAAGGACTAAAAGAAACCGTGCAATGGTATTTAAATCACAAAGATTGGTGGGAGCCTCTCTTGACAAAAGCCTCGTAA
- a CDS encoding sugar nucleotide-binding protein, which yields MKILVIGANGFVAQRFHDAYPSETIAFTGRVTDKASFLEVLDQHQPDAVVNAAGRTGRPNVDWCESHQVETYEGNVIMPLVLASACQERSVYLLHLASGCIFYGDSPDPRGWRENDFANPTSFYSRTKYSADLVLSHLPNVGIARLRMPIDSRPHQRNLIDKLATYKQIVDVENSATVIEDLVRVIFELCQKKGEGVFHVVNPGTLRHRDLINLYQELVDASVQPEWINADDLVARGLAVKGRSNCILQSTRLQELGISMRPIDVALRDTMMKYAVYKLAQQPRQQQQPSTSFLRGPVPMQNTEPLMQTPSQPPKMKGAILAGGRGTRLAPLTNVTNKHLLPINNKQMVLYPLQTLLNAGIRDIIIVTGPDYAGHFMNLLGSGKQFGCNITYRIQDESAGIAHALALCEEFVGNDYVTVILGDNIFEDQFHTAISSFQGGAMGFYKPVHDPERFGVMEIDSTGRVLTIEEKPQQPRSNFAQVGLYVYDKHVFDIVRTLKPSARGELEITDVNNVYLQQGQLSARPVRGFWTDAGTFDSLKKASDFAAERGL from the coding sequence ATGAAGATACTTGTTATTGGTGCAAATGGCTTTGTCGCACAGCGATTTCATGATGCATATCCAAGCGAAACAATCGCTTTTACCGGACGCGTGACGGACAAAGCTTCTTTTCTTGAAGTGCTCGACCAACATCAGCCTGATGCTGTCGTGAATGCTGCTGGTCGTACCGGTAGACCAAATGTCGACTGGTGTGAGTCACATCAAGTAGAGACGTACGAAGGCAATGTCATTATGCCACTTGTTTTGGCAAGCGCCTGCCAAGAACGAAGCGTTTATCTTTTACATCTAGCATCAGGCTGTATTTTTTATGGCGACTCCCCTGATCCACGTGGCTGGAGAGAAAATGACTTTGCAAATCCAACATCATTCTATTCACGTACAAAATACTCAGCAGATCTTGTTTTGTCGCATTTACCAAATGTTGGTATCGCTCGTTTGCGCATGCCGATTGATAGCAGACCCCATCAACGCAATCTCATTGATAAACTCGCAACGTACAAACAAATCGTTGATGTAGAAAATAGTGCAACCGTTATCGAAGATCTTGTGCGTGTTATTTTTGAGCTTTGTCAGAAAAAAGGTGAAGGCGTTTTTCATGTTGTGAACCCTGGGACACTTAGACACCGTGATCTTATCAATCTCTATCAAGAACTTGTTGATGCATCCGTTCAACCTGAGTGGATTAATGCTGATGATCTCGTTGCCCGTGGACTCGCTGTCAAAGGACGCTCAAATTGCATTCTCCAGTCTACGCGCTTACAAGAGCTTGGTATTTCGATGCGCCCGATTGATGTAGCACTGCGCGATACCATGATGAAGTACGCTGTCTATAAACTCGCGCAACAGCCTCGCCAACAACAGCAACCATCAACATCTTTTTTACGTGGCCCTGTTCCGATGCAAAATACGGAGCCTTTGATGCAAACTCCCTCACAACCCCCAAAAATGAAGGGCGCTATTTTAGCCGGTGGTCGTGGTACACGTTTGGCGCCACTTACGAACGTAACAAATAAACATCTTTTACCGATTAATAATAAGCAAATGGTGCTTTATCCTTTGCAAACATTATTAAACGCTGGTATTCGTGACATTATTATTGTGACGGGACCCGACTATGCTGGCCACTTTATGAATCTCTTGGGTTCTGGTAAGCAGTTTGGTTGTAATATCACCTACCGTATTCAGGATGAATCAGCTGGCATCGCCCACGCGCTCGCACTCTGTGAAGAATTTGTTGGCAATGACTATGTAACGGTTATTCTTGGAGATAATATTTTTGAAGATCAATTTCATACGGCTATCTCCAGCTTTCAGGGTGGCGCGATGGGATTTTATAAACCCGTTCATGATCCAGAGCGCTTTGGTGTAATGGAAATTGATAGCACCGGACGTGTACTGACTATCGAAGAAAAACCTCAGCAACCACGTTCAAACTTCGCGCAAGTAGGGCTCTACGTGTATGATAAGCATGTCTTTGATATTGTAAGAACCCTCAAACCATCGGCACGTGGCGAACTAGAAATCACCGATGTAAATAATGTGTACCTACAACAAGGGCAACTCTCCGCACGTCCTGTTCGTGGCTTTTGGACAGATGCAGGGACTTTTGACAGCTTAAAGAAAGCCTCGGACTTTGCCGCAGAACGCGGTCTCTAA
- a CDS encoding glycosyltransferase family 2 protein encodes MSLPKIGIIYLTYATEKWERDIVNAMTSLEKITYPKERIELICVESKSNREAVKSWFEKEWMPKSGASLPHITYLDYTNESLGFAANNNRGIAKAKELGCDYVYLLNEDADVDPGFLEPIITKMESDKNIGIAQSLILLGEERDRVNTVGNAYHFLGFGYSRGYKWTIEQAQTHFANERKTNPDLEIAYASGAGMMVRVSALQDEELFHEPFFLYHEDTDTSFMMRLRGYKVVVVPESVIYHWYEFSKSITKFYWMERNRYAVLFMYLKPWTLFLIMPLLVAMEVALVLFALARGWWPEKKKVYKELGSASYQNWVRERRQVIQKRRKINDREFTKYFVAEILFQHDSAKSTFLENIGNPLMKGYWWVVRKLMS; translated from the coding sequence ATGAGTCTACCAAAAATTGGAATCATCTATCTCACTTACGCTACCGAAAAATGGGAGCGCGATATTGTGAATGCGATGACTTCGCTCGAAAAAATTACTTATCCAAAAGAGCGTATTGAACTTATTTGTGTTGAATCAAAATCCAATCGCGAAGCAGTAAAGTCTTGGTTCGAAAAAGAATGGATGCCAAAATCTGGTGCGAGTTTACCGCACATAACATATCTTGATTATACGAATGAGTCATTAGGTTTTGCTGCAAACAATAATCGTGGAATCGCCAAGGCAAAGGAGTTGGGATGCGACTATGTTTACCTACTCAATGAAGATGCGGATGTTGACCCAGGATTTTTAGAGCCGATTATCACAAAAATGGAGAGTGATAAAAATATTGGTATCGCGCAATCATTGATTTTGCTTGGTGAAGAACGTGATCGTGTAAATACGGTTGGTAATGCCTATCACTTTTTGGGCTTTGGGTATTCTCGTGGATATAAGTGGACGATAGAACAAGCGCAAACGCATTTTGCCAATGAACGTAAGACAAATCCTGATTTAGAAATTGCCTATGCTTCGGGAGCGGGGATGATGGTGCGTGTTTCGGCTTTGCAAGACGAAGAGCTATTTCATGAACCATTTTTCTTATATCACGAAGACACCGACACTTCTTTTATGATGCGACTTCGTGGCTATAAGGTCGTCGTGGTTCCGGAGTCGGTGATTTATCATTGGTATGAGTTCTCAAAATCCATCACCAAGTTTTATTGGATGGAGCGCAATCGCTATGCGGTATTGTTTATGTACCTCAAGCCTTGGACGCTTTTTCTTATCATGCCGTTATTAGTAGCCATGGAAGTAGCATTAGTGTTATTTGCTCTTGCGCGTGGTTGGTGGCCAGAAAAAAAGAAGGTCTACAAAGAGCTTGGATCAGCGTCGTATCAGAACTGGGTTCGTGAGCGTAGACAAGTGATTCAAAAAAGACGAAAAATAAATGATCGTGAATTTACCAAATACTTTGTTGCAGAAATTCTTTTTCAACATGATAGCGCCAAGAGCACTTTTCTTGAGAATATCGGCAACCCACTCATGAAAGGCTATTGGTGGGTGGTAAGAAAACTTATGTCATAA
- a CDS encoding FAD-dependent oxidoreductase: MKHYLVLGGGFAGISAIRELRKQSNITITLIDQSERFVFTPWLIDALADERTLLDISADYESLSKKLGFTFVRGTVEQLEREDRQVTVTLTSGQKQTLSFDEAILTLGAKTCYYGIQGATANTLPLKNLQDVEHIHTHVRNAIKKALSASDTRTKQELLSFVMVGAGPTGVESAFALKKFVMQTLGDQWQRLAAYTHFYIVQGAPTILPGFNSHAINLATDELRKQGFELILGEPVETLEENTLHTTKGTTIHAATILWCAGVEPNFITVEPELPKERGGWISPNDLLLDDTIAGAGDNIRIMLGTLPAPKTAQIAMPMGKAAAQRIITKQKKPFTYVSKGAVLTLGETGLFDFGFLKVKTPLAKTVRSMLYRLRFNELTK; the protein is encoded by the coding sequence ATGAAACACTATCTTGTACTCGGTGGAGGGTTTGCAGGAATCTCAGCCATTCGTGAATTACGCAAACAATCAAACATCACCATTACGCTCATTGATCAAAGTGAGCGTTTTGTCTTTACCCCATGGCTTATTGATGCCCTCGCCGATGAGCGTACGCTTTTAGACATTTCTGCTGACTACGAATCTCTTTCAAAAAAACTTGGATTTACCTTTGTTCGCGGCACCGTAGAACAACTCGAGCGCGAAGACCGTCAAGTTACGGTTACGCTTACTTCTGGTCAAAAACAAACTCTTTCGTTTGACGAAGCTATTCTTACTTTGGGAGCAAAGACTTGCTACTACGGCATACAAGGAGCGACAGCAAATACCCTTCCGCTCAAAAACCTACAGGATGTTGAGCATATTCATACCCATGTACGAAATGCTATAAAAAAAGCTCTTTCTGCATCAGACACCCGCACAAAACAAGAGCTTTTAAGTTTCGTTATGGTTGGCGCTGGCCCAACCGGCGTTGAAAGTGCTTTTGCACTAAAGAAATTCGTGATGCAAACACTTGGTGATCAGTGGCAAAGACTTGCTGCTTATACACATTTTTACATCGTCCAAGGTGCACCAACGATTTTACCAGGCTTTAATAGCCATGCGATCAATCTCGCAACAGATGAGCTAAGAAAACAAGGGTTTGAACTCATCTTAGGCGAGCCAGTAGAAACACTAGAAGAAAATACGCTTCACACTACCAAAGGTACAACTATTCACGCTGCGACCATTCTTTGGTGTGCTGGCGTGGAGCCAAACTTTATTACCGTAGAGCCTGAACTCCCTAAAGAGCGTGGTGGCTGGATTAGTCCGAATGATCTTTTACTCGATGATACGATCGCTGGAGCAGGTGACAATATTCGTATCATGCTCGGAACATTGCCCGCTCCAAAAACAGCACAGATCGCTATGCCGATGGGTAAGGCTGCCGCACAAAGAATTATCACCAAACAAAAGAAGCCTTTTACTTATGTGAGCAAAGGTGCTGTTCTTACGCTTGGAGAAACAGGCTTATTCGACTTTGGTTTTCTTAAAGTAAAAACCCCGCTCGCAAAGACCGTTCGCTCAATGCTCTATCGCTTGCGCTTTAACGAGCTCACAAAATAG